In Providencia rettgeri, the following proteins share a genomic window:
- a CDS encoding cytochrome C assembly family protein produces the protein MPVFAVIAVCTYMVSLLLIVPGQVRKQPLYRYLALFLAVIALVTHAITLKFLIFSEAEGQNLTLLNLGSTVSLLMCVIMTVVAYWGKAWYLTPIVYSFAIINLMLSTLMPGEFITHLEARVPLFVHIGLALLSYATLLIAALYALQVALIDHQLKNKTLKFSPDMPPMMVIERKMFHVTQVGVILLTLTLCTGFIYMDNIFDKENIHKSVLSVIAWFVYITLLWGHFHGGWRGKRVLFFHVGGSIILTMAFFGNRLIQEFMVF, from the coding sequence ATGCCCGTATTTGCAGTCATAGCAGTTTGTACATACATGGTCAGTCTATTACTGATCGTCCCTGGCCAAGTGCGTAAGCAGCCACTCTACCGCTATCTTGCACTTTTTCTTGCTGTGATTGCGTTAGTAACTCACGCTATTACATTGAAATTTTTGATTTTCAGTGAAGCCGAAGGACAAAACCTCACACTGCTGAATTTAGGCTCAACAGTGAGCTTGCTCATGTGTGTGATTATGACTGTTGTCGCTTATTGGGGAAAAGCTTGGTACTTAACGCCCATCGTCTATAGTTTTGCCATCATTAACTTGATGTTGTCGACGCTAATGCCTGGGGAGTTTATTACGCATCTCGAAGCACGAGTACCACTTTTTGTTCATATTGGCCTCGCTTTATTGAGCTATGCAACACTTCTTATTGCCGCCTTATATGCGTTACAAGTGGCTTTAATTGACCATCAGCTAAAAAACAAAACCTTAAAATTTAGTCCCGATATGCCACCTATGATGGTAATTGAACGTAAAATGTTCCACGTCACTCAAGTTGGCGTCATTTTGCTGACTCTTACCTTATGTACCGGCTTTATTTATATGGATAATATTTTTGATAAAGAAAATATCCATAAATCGGTGTTATCCGTGATCGCCTGGTTTGTTTATATCACTCTACTTTGGGGCCATTTCCATGGAGGATGGCGAGGTAAGCGCGTCTTATTTTTCCATGTTGGCGGGTCAATCATTTTAACCATGGCTTTTTTTGGTAACCGTCTAATACAGGAGTTTATGGTATTTTGA
- the trmD gene encoding tRNA (guanosine(37)-N1)-methyltransferase TrmD, which translates to MWIGVISLFPEMFRAITEYGVTGRAVKNGLLTFECWNPRDFTHDRHKTVDDRPYGGGPGMLMMVQPLKDAINAARTEAGEGAKVIYLSPQGRKLSQDGVCELATNEKLILVCGRYEGIDERIIQTEVDEEWSIGDYVLSGGELPAMVLIDSVSRFIPGVLGHQASAQEDSFADGLLDCPHYTRPEVLDGMQVPDVLLSGNHAKIDSWRMKQSLGRTWLRRPELLESLALTDEQRMLLAEFQREYQSEQQMNPDN; encoded by the coding sequence ATGTGGATTGGTGTAATTAGCCTGTTTCCCGAAATGTTCCGCGCAATAACCGAGTACGGGGTAACTGGCCGGGCAGTGAAAAATGGCCTGCTAACATTTGAGTGCTGGAATCCGCGAGATTTTACTCACGATAGGCACAAGACTGTTGATGATCGCCCCTATGGTGGTGGTCCAGGCATGCTGATGATGGTGCAGCCGCTTAAGGATGCAATCAACGCAGCAAGAACTGAGGCTGGTGAGGGTGCAAAGGTTATTTATCTTTCACCGCAAGGGCGCAAACTCAGTCAAGACGGTGTTTGCGAGCTGGCAACCAATGAGAAGTTAATTCTTGTTTGTGGCCGCTATGAAGGCATTGATGAACGTATCATTCAAACCGAAGTTGACGAAGAATGGTCAATCGGTGATTACGTTCTCAGTGGTGGGGAACTTCCCGCGATGGTGTTGATTGACTCAGTTTCACGGTTTATACCCGGGGTACTTGGTCATCAAGCTTCTGCCCAAGAAGATTCTTTTGCAGATGGTTTGTTAGATTGTCCACACTATACCCGTCCTGAAGTGTTAGATGGCATGCAAGTTCCTGATGTTTTACTTTCAGGAAACCACGCTAAAATAGATAGCTGGCGCATGAAACAATCACTCGGCCGTACCTGGCTTAGAAGACCTGAGCTTCTGGAAAGCCTAGCTCTGACTGACGAGCAGAGGATGTTGCTGGCTGAATTCCAACGGGAATATCAGTCTGAGCAACAAATGAATCCAGACAATTAA
- the ffh gene encoding signal recognition particle protein, protein MFDNLTDRLSRTLRNISGRGRLTDENIKETLREVRMALLEADVALPVVREFIQKVKENAVGQDVNKSLTPGQEFIKIVQNELTRAMGDENHQLNLSAQPPAVVLMAGLQGAGKTTSVAKLGKLLKEKQKKKVLVVSADVYRPAAIKQLETLAESVGIDFFPSEVQEKPAAIVQKALKHAQLQFYDVLLVDTAGRLHVDEAMMEEIQEVHRIIKPVETLFVVDAMTGQDAANTAKAFNEALPLTGVVLTKVDGDARGGAALSIRAITGKPIKFLGVGEKTDALEPFHPERVASRILGMGDVISLIEEIEHKVDRDEAEKLAKKLKTGDGFDLNDFLSQLKQMRNMGGMASMMSKMPGMSQLPDAVKSQMDDKITVRMEAMINSMTRKEREKPEIIKGSRKRRIAAGSGTTVQEVNRLLKQFDDMQRMMKKMKKGGLAKMMRGMKGMMPPGFPGR, encoded by the coding sequence ATGTTTGATAATTTAACTGACAGACTATCGCGCACGTTGCGCAATATCAGTGGGCGTGGCCGTCTAACTGATGAAAATATTAAAGAAACACTACGCGAAGTTCGCATGGCCTTACTGGAAGCTGACGTTGCTTTACCAGTTGTCCGTGAATTCATTCAAAAAGTTAAAGAAAATGCCGTTGGGCAAGATGTCAATAAAAGTCTAACACCTGGCCAAGAGTTCATTAAAATAGTTCAAAATGAACTGACTAGGGCGATGGGGGACGAAAACCACCAACTTAATTTGTCTGCACAACCCCCCGCGGTTGTTTTAATGGCGGGGTTGCAAGGTGCCGGTAAAACAACCAGCGTTGCAAAATTAGGTAAGCTATTAAAAGAAAAGCAAAAGAAAAAAGTATTAGTTGTCTCTGCTGACGTTTATCGCCCTGCAGCGATTAAACAACTAGAGACATTAGCTGAAAGCGTTGGAATTGACTTTTTCCCTTCAGAAGTACAAGAAAAACCCGCAGCAATTGTTCAAAAAGCATTAAAACATGCACAATTGCAATTCTACGATGTGTTGTTGGTGGATACCGCAGGTCGCTTGCATGTCGATGAAGCGATGATGGAGGAAATCCAAGAGGTTCACCGCATTATTAAGCCCGTTGAGACCTTATTCGTCGTTGATGCGATGACAGGGCAGGATGCGGCAAACACAGCGAAAGCATTTAACGAAGCCTTACCACTGACAGGGGTTGTGTTGACCAAGGTGGATGGTGATGCACGAGGCGGTGCGGCGCTTTCAATTCGTGCGATTACGGGGAAACCTATTAAGTTCTTAGGTGTTGGTGAAAAAACTGATGCCTTAGAACCATTCCATCCAGAGCGTGTAGCGTCTCGTATCCTTGGTATGGGGGATGTGATTTCTCTGATTGAAGAGATTGAGCATAAAGTTGACCGTGATGAAGCTGAAAAGCTTGCTAAAAAACTTAAAACGGGAGATGGCTTTGATTTAAACGACTTTTTAAGTCAATTAAAGCAAATGCGTAATATGGGCGGCATGGCGAGCATGATGAGCAAAATGCCAGGAATGTCTCAGTTACCGGATGCCGTTAAGTCCCAAATGGATGATAAAATCACCGTTCGTATGGAAGCGATGATTAATTCCATGACACGTAAAGAACGTGAAAAACCAGAAATTATTAAAGGTTCACGAAAACGTCGTATTGCGGCAGGTTCGGGAACTACCGTGCAAGAAGTTAATCGCCTCTTAAAACAATTTGATGACATGCAACGCATGATGAAGAAAATGAAAAAAGGCGGCCTAGCCAAGATGATGCGCGGCATGAAGGGTATGATGCCACCGGGCTTTCCGGGGCGTTAA
- the rimM gene encoding ribosome maturation factor RimM (Essential for efficient processing of 16S rRNA), whose protein sequence is MSKQTKLQPPENPIVLGKLGAAYGIRGWLKVFSSTEHAESIFEYQPWFIQRSGQWQHIEIEDWKHHNKDIIVKLNGVDDRDAAALLTNFEIAVDSTQLPELENEYYWKDLMGCHVVTLQGYDLGTVTDMMETGSNDVLVIKANLKDAFGIKERLVPFLDGQVIKKVDLDAKLIEVDWDPGF, encoded by the coding sequence ATGAGCAAGCAAACTAAACTACAGCCACCTGAAAACCCAATAGTATTGGGGAAATTAGGTGCGGCATACGGTATTCGTGGTTGGCTCAAAGTTTTTTCGTCCACCGAACATGCTGAAAGTATTTTTGAGTATCAGCCTTGGTTTATCCAACGTTCAGGTCAATGGCAACACATTGAAATTGAAGATTGGAAACATCATAACAAGGATATCATCGTCAAGCTGAACGGGGTCGATGACCGCGATGCAGCAGCACTCTTGACTAATTTTGAAATTGCGGTTGATTCAACCCAACTTCCTGAGTTAGAAAACGAATACTACTGGAAAGACCTGATGGGCTGCCACGTAGTGACGTTACAAGGGTATGACCTTGGTACCGTCACTGACATGATGGAGACCGGTTCAAATGATGTACTGGTCATTAAGGCGAATTTAAAAGATGCATTTGGCATCAAGGAGCGGTTGGTTCCGTTTCTTGATGGGCAGGTTATCAAGAAAGTCGATCTCGATGCCAAACTTATTGAAGTGGATTGGGATCCTGGTTTTTAA
- the rplS gene encoding 50S ribosomal protein L19 — MSNIIKQIEEEQMKQDVPSFRQGDTVEVKVWVVEGSKKRLQAFEGVVIAIRNRGLHSAFTVRKISNGEGVERVFQTHSPVVDSIAVKRRGAVRRSKLYYLRERSGKAARIKERLNAK, encoded by the coding sequence ATGAGCAACATTATTAAACAAATCGAAGAAGAGCAAATGAAGCAGGACGTACCTTCATTCCGTCAGGGTGACACCGTGGAAGTTAAGGTATGGGTCGTAGAAGGCTCTAAAAAACGTCTGCAGGCATTCGAGGGCGTGGTTATCGCTATTCGTAACCGCGGTCTGCACTCTGCATTCACTGTTCGTAAAATTTCTAACGGCGAAGGTGTTGAGCGTGTATTCCAAACTCACTCTCCAGTCGTAGATAGCATTGCTGTTAAACGTCGTGGTGCTGTTCGCAGATCTAAACTGTACTACCTGCGTGAGCGTTCTGGTAAGGCAGCTCGTATCAAAGAGCGTCTGAACGCCAAGTAA
- a CDS encoding 3-deoxy-7-phosphoheptulonate synthase, with amino-acid sequence MIMQKDVLNNVNIQDEQVLITPESLKEKYPLSNSSLHAIATSRQVIADIIHQRDPRLLVVCGPCSIHDVDAAIEYGERLKVLAEELSDSLYIVMRVYFEKPRTTVGWKGLISDPFMDGSFEMEKGLHIARDLLTNLVNMGLPLATEALDPNNPQYLGDLFSWSAIGARTTESQTHREMASGLSMPVGFKNGTDGSLSTAINALKAAAMPHRFMGINQSGQVCLLHTKGNSNGHVILRGGKTPNYNAEDIAACEAEMKKAGLAPSLMVDCSHGNSNKDYRRQPLVVDSIIEQIINGNESITGIMLESHINEGNQTSEQARDAMKYGVSVTDACINWQTTETVLRNLHQALLPVLEQRAQKLSKVS; translated from the coding sequence ATGATCATGCAAAAAGATGTACTCAACAACGTGAATATTCAAGACGAGCAGGTATTAATCACTCCTGAGAGTCTGAAAGAGAAATATCCGCTGAGTAACAGCAGCCTGCATGCCATTGCGACATCGCGCCAAGTGATTGCTGATATCATTCACCAACGTGACCCTCGCTTACTCGTGGTATGTGGTCCTTGCTCAATTCATGACGTGGATGCCGCTATTGAATATGGTGAGCGTCTAAAAGTATTAGCCGAAGAATTAAGTGATAGCTTATATATTGTGATGCGTGTCTATTTTGAAAAACCTCGTACAACAGTGGGTTGGAAAGGCTTGATTAGTGACCCATTTATGGATGGCTCTTTTGAAATGGAAAAAGGCCTACATATTGCTCGTGACTTATTAACTAATTTAGTGAATATGGGGCTACCATTAGCAACAGAAGCACTGGATCCTAACAATCCCCAATACTTAGGGGATCTATTCAGTTGGTCTGCAATTGGTGCAAGAACGACTGAGTCACAAACACACCGTGAAATGGCATCAGGCTTATCTATGCCAGTTGGTTTTAAAAATGGGACAGATGGAAGCTTATCTACAGCAATTAATGCATTAAAAGCTGCTGCCATGCCACACCGTTTTATGGGAATTAACCAATCTGGCCAAGTTTGTTTATTACATACTAAAGGTAATAGTAATGGCCATGTCATTTTACGTGGTGGAAAAACGCCAAATTACAATGCGGAAGATATCGCGGCTTGTGAAGCGGAAATGAAAAAAGCAGGTTTAGCGCCATCGCTTATGGTGGACTGTAGCCATGGAAACTCAAATAAAGATTACCGCCGTCAACCATTGGTTGTTGATTCTATTATTGAACAAATTATTAATGGTAATGAATCAATTACAGGTATTATGTTAGAAAGCCATATTAATGAAGGGAATCAAACATCTGAACAAGCCCGTGACGCAATGAAATACGGTGTGTCAGTGACAGATGCCTGCATTAACTGGCAAACGACGGAAACGGTATTGCGTAATTTACATCAGGCATTGCTACCTGTGCTTGAACAACGTGCGCAAAAATTGAGTAAAGTGAGCTGA
- the rpsP gene encoding 30S ribosomal protein S16 has translation MVTIRLSRGGAKKRPFYQIVVTDSRNARDGRFIERIGFFNPIAAGQAEELRLDLDRVEHWVGLGATISDRVAQLVKQAKKAA, from the coding sequence ATGGTAACAATTCGTTTATCTCGTGGCGGCGCTAAAAAACGTCCGTTCTACCAAATCGTTGTGACTGATAGCCGCAATGCGCGTGACGGTCGTTTCATTGAGCGTATCGGTTTCTTCAACCCGATCGCTGCAGGTCAAGCAGAAGAACTGCGTTTAGACCTAGACCGTGTTGAGCATTGGGTTGGCTTAGGCGCAACTATTTCTGACCGTGTTGCACAACTGGTCAAACAAGCTAAGAAAGCAGCTTAA